A genomic stretch from Spongiibacter nanhainus includes:
- a CDS encoding ammonium transporter, which produces MKINQSYRRLAALGGAGALLCAPQLVFADSLDGANTAWIITATALVLFMTLPGLALFYGGLVRSKNILSVLMQCFSITCVASLLWMVAGYSMAFSEGNAFVGGLSNLFLGQVSEGSLSGDIPETVFLMFQMTFAIITPALIVGGFAERMRFSAVMIFSAIWILAVYAPITHWVWGGGWLAEMGLLDFAGGTVVHITAGVAALVAALVLGPRQGFGQMALPPHNLTMSFTGAGMLWVGWFGFNAGSALAANGDAGMAMLVTHLSAATGCLTWSLVEWKRFGKPSALGAITGMVAGLGTITPASGYVGPAGAVVIGFSAGIICFYCTLTLKQVLKIDDSLDVFPVHGVGGILGTFLAGIFASSELGLFSGQGLADGVTIASQLKVQLIGIVATFAYTAVVTWGILKLVDVLVGLRVTADEESEGLDITGHNEVGYDL; this is translated from the coding sequence ATGAAGATTAACCAAAGTTATCGCCGCCTAGCGGCGCTGGGTGGGGCTGGCGCGCTATTGTGTGCACCACAATTGGTATTTGCGGATTCGCTGGACGGTGCCAATACTGCCTGGATTATCACTGCCACGGCCCTGGTGCTGTTTATGACTTTGCCTGGCCTGGCGCTGTTCTATGGCGGGTTGGTGAGAAGCAAAAATATCCTCAGTGTGCTGATGCAGTGCTTCAGTATTACCTGTGTGGCTTCTCTACTGTGGATGGTAGCGGGTTACAGCATGGCCTTTAGTGAGGGCAACGCCTTTGTGGGCGGTTTATCCAACCTGTTTCTGGGGCAGGTCAGCGAGGGGAGCCTCAGTGGCGATATACCGGAAACGGTATTTTTGATGTTTCAGATGACCTTCGCCATCATCACGCCGGCCTTGATTGTGGGCGGTTTCGCCGAGCGCATGCGCTTCTCTGCGGTGATGATTTTCTCGGCAATTTGGATTCTGGCGGTCTACGCGCCCATTACCCACTGGGTATGGGGCGGTGGTTGGTTGGCCGAAATGGGCCTGCTGGATTTTGCCGGTGGTACCGTGGTCCACATTACTGCAGGGGTAGCGGCACTGGTGGCTGCGCTGGTATTGGGGCCGCGTCAGGGCTTTGGCCAGATGGCATTGCCGCCGCACAATTTGACCATGAGTTTCACCGGTGCCGGTATGCTGTGGGTGGGCTGGTTCGGCTTTAACGCCGGCAGCGCTCTAGCAGCGAATGGCGACGCGGGTATGGCGATGCTGGTGACTCATTTATCGGCGGCCACAGGCTGTTTGACTTGGTCGTTGGTAGAGTGGAAGCGCTTCGGTAAACCCAGTGCTCTCGGCGCGATTACCGGTATGGTTGCGGGTTTGGGGACCATCACGCCGGCTTCTGGTTACGTCGGGCCAGCGGGAGCGGTAGTGATCGGCTTTAGTGCCGGTATCATCTGTTTCTACTGCACCCTCACCCTAAAGCAAGTGTTAAAGATCGACGACTCTCTGGATGTGTTCCCGGTACACGGTGTCGGCGGCATCCTGGGCACCTTCCTGGCGGGTATTTTTGCCAGCAGTGAACTGGGGTTGTTCAGTGGCCAGGGTTTGGCTGATGGAGTGACTATCGCCAGCCAGCTTAAAGTACAGTTGATCGGCATCGTCGCCACCTTTGCCTACACGGCGGTGGTAACCTGGGGTATCCTCAAGCTGGTCGATGTGCTTGTCGGGCTGCGTGTTACTGCCGACGAGGAATCGGAAGGCTTGGACATTACCGGTCACAACGAGGTGGGCTACGACCTCTGA
- a CDS encoding TrmH family RNA methyltransferase translates to MNDYQERKAFYQTLLTIYGRKPVLEALQDQGIPVHKLHLAHSNRRGGIIADIEALALQRGVEVQWHDRQALSRISRNGKQDQGVAADLQLPSYRPISQLFDQADNSYTLLAVDRVTNPQNLGMIIRSVAASGIDGLVLPRKGCAALSPLVIKASAGTLFKAPIYHCEQLSKTLQQFKDDGAELSSLSSHAQDTVFDEGGRGGKRIYVLGNETEGVSGDIEALCQRRLRIPMHNGVESLNVAVTAALLAFAVS, encoded by the coding sequence GTGAACGACTATCAGGAGCGAAAAGCGTTTTATCAGACGCTACTGACAATCTATGGTCGCAAGCCCGTGCTGGAGGCGCTGCAGGACCAAGGTATACCGGTACACAAACTTCACTTGGCCCACAGCAATCGCCGCGGTGGGATCATTGCCGATATTGAAGCCTTGGCACTGCAGCGAGGTGTGGAGGTGCAATGGCACGATCGTCAGGCCCTGTCGAGGATCTCCCGCAATGGCAAACAGGACCAGGGGGTGGCAGCGGACCTCCAGCTCCCCAGTTATCGTCCTATCTCGCAGCTCTTTGATCAGGCGGATAATAGCTACACGCTGTTGGCGGTGGACCGGGTTACCAATCCTCAGAATCTGGGGATGATTATTCGCAGTGTGGCCGCCAGTGGAATCGATGGCTTGGTGTTGCCCCGTAAGGGCTGCGCAGCGTTGTCGCCGCTAGTGATCAAGGCCAGTGCCGGTACGCTGTTTAAAGCACCGATCTATCACTGTGAGCAGTTATCGAAGACCTTGCAGCAGTTTAAAGACGATGGCGCCGAACTCAGCAGTCTATCCTCCCATGCTCAGGACACCGTCTTTGACGAGGGGGGACGCGGCGGCAAGCGCATCTACGTGCTGGGTAATGAAACCGAGGGCGTTTCTGGGGACATCGAGGCGCTATGCCAACGCCGCTTGCGCATTCCCATGCACAACGGCGTAGAGTCATTAAATGTGGCTGTTACTGCGGCGCTGCTGGCCTTTGCCGTTAGCTAG
- a CDS encoding glutaredoxin family protein codes for MAPAVVEFKLLGTSGCHLCDLAEDLLASLLAEGQPWQIELIDIADDESLLARYATSIPVLLGDSGADPLCWPFSREQVLQWAAMGPGR; via the coding sequence ATGGCGCCAGCTGTAGTGGAGTTTAAGTTACTGGGTACCAGTGGCTGTCATCTCTGTGATTTGGCTGAGGATCTGCTGGCGAGCCTGTTGGCCGAGGGGCAGCCTTGGCAAATAGAACTCATCGATATCGCCGACGACGAGAGCCTGTTGGCTCGCTACGCTACCAGTATTCCGGTTTTGCTTGGCGACAGTGGCGCAGATCCACTGTGCTGGCCTTTTAGCCGGGAGCAAGTCCTGCAGTGGGCCGCCATGGGCCCTGGGAGATAA